The nucleotide window TGACCAAGTGCTACATATATCTTTCACaacattaaatgattaaaaactaaATGCTAAAAACATTTCCCTGGGCATGGATTACATCCAGCGTTGCGTTGCATTTTCCTTTAGTTATTGGATTTTAAGGCTGATAAATATCAATGAGCTCTGCTATCAATGAGCTGTAGTTGAACCTAAATCTTCAGCATGATTGGGCAGAGCTAAACTGctgaatatatataattttgttttaaaatgttgttcCCATGTATACTGACAGactgatttcttttttaaagaacagCACAATTGTGAATGGAAAATTTTTACTCAAAAGTAATCAATTTGGACTGTTTGTCTTTGATTTATGGCTTGGTCTCTTGAAACAATGTCTGTTACTGAGTAACTTTTCACTTACTTTCTGCTTATCATATGATCCTGAATAGTTCATGGACTACTGTGTTATATGTCTGATTATGGGGTGTTCTCATAGAAATAaagtttaaagttttaaaaatctgaTTATTACCCAGTGATTTTCAAAATTGGTGAGAATCATAGCAGGCCCAAAGGATCGAGCTGGGTTAATCCCACATccagtaaaactgatctgtaaaaaatagaaaagaaatgCAGAGATGATTACATAGTGATAAAAGACTGAAAGCCAGTAAGCATAACAAAAGAGGCTGTACAGCATTCTGCACTTTATCAAACATGGGTCCATTTATATAATTACAGTAGAGTACATttgtatgcaaatgtttgaaCAGTTCTTGTTAATTTGGTAAAAATTTCAGAAAATTCCAGTTAAAAATAGAATTATTTTCACATTATTACACTCTATTTCTATTTATGCCCCAAGTGTAGCCTTTTGAGGATGATTttgcccccccccacacacacatatgttaaATGTGCAttcaaatgtaaagaaatattttccctttagaggatatgtttacattttttcacaaagaaaatcaataaaacatgtAACATTGATAAAATTCAGTAGTTTGTTGATGAATGATACAGTTTTTAGAATACTCACAGCTGTCAGATGTCCCAGGCACACAGAGAGGCCAATGGCCAGGGGGACGGAACCCATCACGTCCCGCCTCCTTTTATCTGTGGTTGCCAGGACACAGAGCACTAGCTGGAAGGTGGCCAGCAGCTCCACGCCAATGCCCTGAATGGGACTGATCTTATTAAGCTGggaagataaaaacaaaaacaccaatATTATACTCATCATACTacaaaatttaattcaaagtgTTGTTAAAAAGGTTTTTTAGTCTCTCCAATATTCACAGTTATTTGATACATTCTTCATAGTAAGCAGTATAGTTAATAACCACATGATACACATTTTATGAGTATTGATTTTCCTAAGTTTGGCAATCATTTGGTCATACATTCCAGAAGATAAATAGGAAAAAATTAAGATAATTTCATATGATTAAATTTTATGTtctcaatttaaaaatacatgctGAGTTAAGGTTCATAATTAATGGAATAATTTTGATTATAAGATGAAATTATGCTAAAAATATCCTATGTACAAAAACTTTATGAAAATGAGGCAAACAAATTGATTTCCTTTTTAATAATTTCTTTGAGAATTTGATAGCATTTAGttttatgaatattaataagGGTGTGCTCTAAAGTTGGATGAAGTAAAAAAGGCCTCTACAATTTGTTGCAAATGTATTGGATATTTCTCCATGCCTCCAGAGAGCACCGCTACCCAGTGTtggagggctttatacccctctagctcacACTTGCCAGTCCCATTTGTAGATAAGCTCCTGTTAGAACCACTGTATAAACAAGAGCTGATTGTCAAACTTCCATGTCATTGGACAGAAGGGTAGGGCAGCAGGACTGTAATCAGTGAGGTCAGTAGAGCTTCTGAACCAAGAAGATAAGTTTATCATCCAGCAATGAGGCCTTCCTTACTGTACTCAAACATCTATGACATAACTCATAGGCCCAGGTTAACTTCTAATTTGTGCTCAACAACAAATAATCTGAGCGCAAGActtgtgcatatatatatatatatatatatatatatatatatatatatatatatagctaagGATCATTTACTTGTACTGTCACTAGAGGAGTGTCACTAGAGGAGCATTATGGAGAAATGAAGGCATTTGTATAATGGCTAGTGCTTTACTTTGCTCTTTGATCATATGTGGCCTACTGAAAACTTCCCTAATGACTGCAGAAGTCTTTCAGCAGGATGCCAGCTGCCAGAAGACAAAATATCATCAGCATCAGTTGCAGGAGaaaacaaatcattcattcagctCCTACTGATTCTGAGACTTAGATTGAAAAGTATAATTTAAGCAGAAAATTAATTGGTCCTCACTCTGACATTCTGTGTTTGTCTGCTGTACTGCACCAGACTCCATTCCTCAAGAAGATAACAAAACCTTCATAAATCTGTGCAGTGCaatgtataaataatataaaataatatataatgtcAAATGATATCTAACATTTATGAAAAGCAACACTAAACATTAGATTCATTCTTGTCTCTCACCAATGTTTCGGCcacatttaataattttttttagctATATTTCAGTCCGGTCCAGTTACCCTATGGTGTAAATTACAGTGACAATTTGCCTGATTTTGCTTATTTGGAAATTACATTGCAAATGTAAGTCAGTTCTAAACAgtctttaaatattattttacaatttttagTACATTTTATGTAAGTGCTTCTCAGTTCTGATAAGTTTTTGAACAGATTTGTTCAGATCTGGTTAGTTTTGTTCATGTTATGCTCACTCACCGTATTGAGCCCCAGTGTGCTGTTATCGTTGGAACGGACTCCGTAGACGATGCCACTTGCCATTGTAGCACCAAGCATTTGAGCAAATATGTAGAAGATAGCTCGGAGGAGACTGATCTGACAGCTAACCAGCATGCCTAGGGTGACTGCTGGGTTCAAGTGGGCTCCACTGATGTGGCCCAGAGTCTGTGCCAGTGTAGCGATTGCCAAACCAAAGGCCAAAGCCACTTTCACCTCCTGGTCCGGATTACTGTTATTTGTGTTGCCAATGGCAGCGCCAATGCTGAGGAAGATGAAGAGGGTCATCCCCACTAATTCAGCCAGAACAGCCCTCCAGAACCCTTTACTCTTCAACTCCTTCAAAGCCATGATGACCACAGAATGTTACTGTTTGCTTGATGGCGATGGGTGCGTAACTGAAGCCCCTCTGTCAAAAAGACTACTTTTATAGGAGCTGtccagataatgaaagaatgggAGGGgcatcacagagagagagagagagagagagagagagagagagagagagagtgagagagagagacagagagaagggggggggggcgtgACGGAAGGAAGGGCAGAGCAAATTAGTGTGAAATCCTGaaggcttttgtttttgtttgcttcCACACTGCTACCCTCTCTGCTTCACTCATTGATTTCTCTGTTTCAGGAAGTTAGATGTTACTTCAAATGTTAAGCTGGTACTAAAATGTTTGGCTATACTGATATTCAACATTTCTTACTGTCTTCCTCTGAAGAAGGGTTgattgtaaaatgtattttttaaaaaatcacacacacacaaaaaagattTATCACCTCAGCCTATCAGTTTTTCCATGTTGGTTTTCTTCCCCTGTAAAAACTAAAGAATTTGAAGTacagttatatataatataactaaATATACTTAAATATTTTTCCCATATAGGGATTAAAAGTAGTCCTGCCCTTTCAATGGAAAaccacaattcaaaatgctgtgtagtccatgACTAGGCTTAATTCCTCTCTGGGAAA belongs to Hoplias malabaricus isolate fHopMal1 chromosome 9, fHopMal1.hap1, whole genome shotgun sequence and includes:
- the LOC136706818 gene encoding aquaporin-1-like produces the protein MALKELKSKGFWRAVLAELVGMTLFIFLSIGAAIGNTNNSNPDQEVKVALAFGLAIATLAQTLGHISGAHLNPAVTLGMLVSCQISLLRAIFYIFAQMLGATMASGIVYGVRSNDNSTLGLNTLNKISPIQGIGVELLATFQLVLCVLATTDKRRRDVMGSVPLAIGLSVCLGHLTAISFTGCGINPARSFGPAMILTNFENHWVYWVGPMCGGVTAALIYDFLLYPKTEDFPERVRVLVSGPPTDYDVNGTEDIPVVEMTSK